In a single window of the Microbacterium sulfonylureivorans genome:
- a CDS encoding TIGR00341 family protein: MSRLTQTLIPPVQRQSAEELTDALDLGYGDKVSKRTGFMIMLTLAGLIAIAGVLTDSTATVIGAMIIAPLGTPILGIGLGIVTGHLSLVVRSILWVLVGLAVVVVLGLLFSLFVATPQSLATNSQVTGRTSPSLMDLVAALATGFAGGFAMCRKDLSAVLPGVAISISLVPPLGVVGVCAGQGLWGDALGALVLFLSNVLALVIAGTIVFTMGGYAREPGSSRTANRRRAYTVVTVLAIVVALPLAANSIAAVALARWSVTIQTLTAKWLDDEAGARVYDVTWSGTTATIDVTTDDGEAPPVDGLQQSLSTAIPSWVGVVVDVGQGNEIVVQ; this comes from the coding sequence ATGTCGCGTCTCACCCAGACCCTCATTCCACCCGTTCAGCGCCAGTCGGCGGAGGAGCTCACCGACGCGCTCGACCTCGGGTACGGCGACAAGGTCAGCAAGCGCACCGGGTTCATGATCATGCTCACGCTGGCCGGCCTCATCGCGATCGCGGGCGTGCTGACGGACTCCACGGCCACGGTGATCGGCGCGATGATCATCGCACCGCTCGGCACCCCGATCCTCGGCATCGGCCTCGGGATCGTCACCGGCCACCTCAGCCTCGTCGTGCGCTCGATCCTGTGGGTGCTCGTGGGGCTCGCGGTCGTCGTCGTGCTCGGGCTGCTGTTCTCCCTCTTCGTCGCCACCCCACAGAGTCTCGCGACGAACTCGCAGGTGACCGGGCGCACGTCGCCGAGCCTCATGGACCTCGTCGCCGCGCTGGCGACGGGGTTCGCCGGCGGGTTCGCGATGTGCCGCAAGGACCTCAGCGCCGTGCTCCCGGGCGTGGCGATCTCGATCTCGCTCGTGCCCCCGCTCGGCGTCGTGGGCGTGTGCGCCGGTCAGGGACTGTGGGGCGACGCCCTGGGCGCGCTCGTGCTCTTCCTGTCCAACGTGCTCGCCCTGGTGATCGCGGGCACCATCGTGTTCACGATGGGCGGCTACGCGCGCGAGCCCGGGTCGTCGCGGACCGCCAATCGCCGCCGCGCCTACACGGTGGTGACGGTGCTCGCGATCGTCGTCGCGCTGCCCCTCGCGGCCAATTCCATCGCCGCCGTGGCCCTGGCGCGCTGGTCCGTGACCATCCAGACGCTCACGGCGAAGTGGCTGGACGACGAGGCCGGCGCCCGCGTGTACGACGTGACCTGGAGCGGGACGACCGCGACGATCGACGTCACGACCGACGACGGCGAGGCACCGCCGGTCGACGGGCTGCAGCAGTCGCTGTCGACCGCCATCCCGAGC
- a CDS encoding acyl-CoA dehydrogenase family protein, translating to MSDFDPTAYLPDDLIERIRERAPIHDRENTFPVADLADLRDAGYLSVLVPIELGGAGLGLAEASALQQRLAGAAPATALAVNMHLVWTGVARVLADRGIDDLRFVQEGAAAGEVFAFGISEAGNDLVLFGSGTDASPAADGGYAFTGTKIFTSLAPVWTQLGLHGLDTSSPDGPKMVYAFVPRSEEDAGRVVTRDDWDTLGMRGTQSRTTELRGAVAPAARVARRIDPGPNPDPLVFAIFSVFEILLASVYTGIARRALDLAVDAAGRRRSKRTGKPYSQDPDIRWRIAGMALAYDALPPQLKALARDVDTVADHGPRWFSLLAGLKHRAVTSAKDIVDEAVLVAGGASYFASNELARLYRDVLAGVFHPSDPESAHSTVATAWLGPIED from the coding sequence GTGAGCGATTTCGATCCGACCGCGTACCTGCCCGACGACCTGATCGAGCGCATCCGCGAGCGGGCGCCGATCCACGATCGCGAGAACACGTTCCCGGTCGCCGACCTGGCCGACCTGCGGGATGCGGGATACCTCTCCGTCCTCGTGCCGATCGAGCTGGGCGGTGCCGGACTCGGGCTGGCGGAGGCATCCGCTCTCCAGCAGCGCCTCGCCGGCGCCGCTCCCGCCACCGCCCTCGCGGTGAACATGCACCTGGTGTGGACCGGCGTCGCCCGAGTGCTCGCCGACCGCGGGATCGACGACCTGCGGTTCGTCCAGGAGGGCGCTGCCGCGGGCGAGGTCTTCGCGTTCGGGATCAGCGAGGCGGGCAACGACCTCGTGCTCTTCGGGAGCGGGACGGATGCCTCGCCCGCCGCCGACGGCGGCTACGCCTTCACCGGCACCAAGATCTTCACCTCGCTCGCGCCGGTGTGGACCCAGCTCGGCCTGCACGGCCTCGACACGAGCTCGCCGGACGGTCCGAAGATGGTCTACGCGTTCGTTCCCAGGTCGGAGGAGGACGCGGGTCGCGTCGTGACCCGCGACGACTGGGACACCCTCGGGATGCGGGGCACGCAGTCGCGCACGACCGAGTTGCGCGGAGCGGTCGCTCCGGCCGCCCGCGTGGCGCGCCGGATCGATCCCGGTCCGAACCCCGACCCGCTCGTGTTCGCGATCTTCAGCGTGTTCGAGATCCTCCTGGCGTCGGTGTACACGGGCATCGCGCGTCGCGCTCTCGATCTCGCCGTCGACGCCGCCGGCCGGCGCAGGTCGAAGCGAACCGGGAAGCCCTACAGCCAGGACCCCGACATCCGGTGGCGCATCGCCGGCATGGCCCTCGCGTACGACGCGCTGCCCCCGCAGCTGAAGGCGCTCGCCCGCGACGTCGACACGGTCGCCGATCACGGCCCCCGATGGTTCTCCCTGCTCGCCGGCCTCAAGCACCGCGCGGTCACCTCCGCCAAGGACATCGTCGACGAGGCCGTGCTCGTGGCCGGCGGAGCGTCGTACTTCGCGTCGAACGAGCTCGCGCGGCTGTACCGCGACGTGCTCGCCGGCGTGTTCCACCCGAGCGACCCCGAGTCGGCGCACTCGACCGTCGCGACCGCGTGGCTCGGACCGATCGAGGACTAG
- a CDS encoding DUF445 domain-containing protein, protein MASTPTELLSPADQERRRGLRLMKGVALGALVFMAVLFAVAFAFQEQIPALAYVRAFAEGGMVGALADWFAVTALFRHPLGIPIPHTAIIPNRKDEIGRNLGEFVETEFLRGDVVRAKLEATAIAARLGEWLSEPDHAERVAAEASVMASGILQALSDDDVQSVIEDLAREHLIAPEWGPPLGAWLGRIVESGAHHGAVDMGFDSIAAWLAANQMAFTGLVSRRLPSWVPSIAHRFVDDTVYNEAIKFVAAVQADPEHPARHAIDGYLDRLADNLQHDPATIGRLEDAKSTVFDSPRVRELAAEAWNTAKTGLLASLADPESGLRRRAATALAEIGERLTTDAALQHRVDSWVTDAAVFLVDRYRHDIASIITDTVERWDPDETTEKIELMVGRDLQYIRLNGTIVGALAGLAIFSIAQALLG, encoded by the coding sequence ATGGCGAGCACCCCGACCGAACTGCTGAGCCCGGCAGACCAGGAGCGCCGCCGCGGCCTGCGGCTGATGAAGGGCGTCGCGCTCGGCGCGCTCGTCTTCATGGCCGTCCTGTTCGCCGTCGCGTTCGCCTTCCAGGAGCAGATCCCGGCTCTCGCCTACGTCCGCGCGTTCGCCGAGGGGGGCATGGTGGGCGCGCTCGCCGACTGGTTCGCCGTCACCGCGCTGTTCCGGCATCCGCTCGGGATCCCGATCCCCCACACCGCGATCATCCCGAACCGCAAAGACGAGATCGGCCGGAATCTCGGCGAGTTCGTCGAGACGGAGTTCCTGCGCGGCGACGTCGTGCGCGCGAAGCTCGAGGCGACCGCGATCGCGGCACGGCTCGGCGAGTGGCTGAGCGAGCCCGACCACGCGGAGCGGGTCGCGGCCGAAGCATCCGTCATGGCTTCCGGCATCCTGCAGGCGCTCAGCGACGACGACGTGCAGAGCGTCATCGAAGACCTGGCGCGCGAGCATCTCATCGCGCCGGAATGGGGCCCGCCACTCGGCGCGTGGCTCGGACGGATCGTCGAGTCGGGCGCCCACCACGGCGCCGTCGACATGGGCTTCGACAGCATCGCGGCGTGGCTCGCCGCCAACCAGATGGCGTTCACGGGGCTGGTGTCGCGGCGGCTGCCGAGCTGGGTGCCCTCGATCGCGCACCGGTTCGTCGACGACACCGTCTACAACGAGGCGATCAAGTTCGTCGCCGCCGTGCAGGCCGATCCGGAGCATCCCGCCCGCCACGCGATCGACGGCTACCTCGACCGGCTCGCCGACAACCTGCAGCACGACCCGGCCACGATCGGCCGGCTGGAGGACGCCAAGTCGACCGTGTTCGACAGCCCCCGGGTGCGGGAGCTCGCCGCGGAGGCGTGGAACACGGCCAAGACCGGACTGCTCGCGTCCCTCGCCGACCCCGAGAGCGGACTGCGCCGGCGCGCCGCCACGGCACTCGCCGAGATCGGCGAGCGCTTGACGACGGATGCCGCCCTCCAGCACCGCGTGGACTCCTGGGTGACCGACGCCGCCGTCTTCCTCGTCGACCGCTACCGGCACGACATCGCGTCGATCATCACCGACACGGTCGAGCGCTGGGACCCCGACGAGACCACCGAGAAGATCGAGCTCATGGTCGGACGCGACCTGCAGTACATCCGGCTCAACGGCACGATCGTCGGCGCCCTCGCCGGGCTCGCGATCTTCTCGATCGCGCAGGCGCTGCTCGGCTGA
- a CDS encoding gamma-glutamylcyclotransferase family protein, with protein sequence MAADSPDQLLFSYGTLQHPEVQLDTFGRLLEAEDDVLPGYTVDYAEIADPRVADLSGLSVHPIVRATGSARDKVVGKALWVTEDELDASDEYEVALYRRVSVVLASGRNAWVYVSA encoded by the coding sequence GTGGCCGCCGACTCGCCCGACCAGCTCCTCTTCAGCTACGGGACGCTCCAGCACCCCGAGGTGCAGCTCGACACGTTCGGGCGCCTCCTGGAGGCCGAGGACGACGTGCTTCCCGGCTACACCGTCGACTACGCCGAGATCGCGGATCCGCGGGTCGCCGACCTCTCCGGTCTGTCGGTGCATCCGATCGTCCGCGCGACCGGCAGTGCGCGCGACAAAGTGGTCGGCAAAGCCCTGTGGGTCACCGAGGACGAGCTCGACGCCTCCGACGAGTACGAGGTCGCGCTCTACCGCCGCGTCTCGGTCGTGCTCGCAAGCGGACGGAATGCATGGGTGTACGTCTCGGCCTGA
- a CDS encoding agmatinase family protein yields MTLSHDPLWPRAGGWPAPRDAEGWDAVILGVPAWRTSLSPTGAHATPAAVREALQRYSPTLLGPPPTDLSEALRIADAGDIASPDGPEGEASVRAAVRELSADARLVIALGGDNSATYAVAQGAQATGLITIDAHFDLRDGVSNGSPVRRLIEDGLDPRRIVQLGIADFANSVAYAQRAADLGITVVSLDEVRRRGAADVIAEALDIAGGGGGGIHLDVDVDVCDRSVAPGCPASVPGGLAAWELRALVRAAASDPRLRSADIVEVDATADAPDGRTVRLAALCVLELLAGKAVAA; encoded by the coding sequence GTGACGCTCTCGCACGATCCGCTCTGGCCGCGCGCCGGAGGATGGCCCGCCCCCCGCGACGCCGAGGGGTGGGATGCCGTGATCCTCGGCGTGCCCGCCTGGCGGACCTCGCTCTCGCCCACCGGCGCCCATGCCACGCCCGCAGCCGTGCGCGAAGCGCTCCAGCGCTACAGCCCGACGCTGCTCGGCCCGCCGCCGACAGACCTGTCCGAGGCGCTGCGGATCGCCGACGCCGGCGACATCGCCTCCCCCGACGGACCCGAGGGCGAGGCATCCGTCCGCGCAGCGGTGCGCGAGCTGAGCGCGGATGCCCGGCTCGTGATCGCGCTCGGCGGCGACAACTCGGCGACGTACGCGGTCGCGCAGGGCGCTCAGGCGACCGGGCTCATCACGATCGACGCGCACTTCGACCTTCGCGACGGGGTCTCCAACGGATCTCCGGTGCGACGCCTCATCGAGGACGGCCTCGACCCGCGCCGGATCGTGCAGCTCGGGATCGCCGACTTCGCGAACTCGGTCGCGTATGCGCAGCGCGCGGCCGACCTGGGGATCACGGTGGTGTCCCTCGACGAGGTCCGCCGCCGGGGCGCCGCCGACGTCATCGCCGAGGCACTCGACATCGCCGGTGGCGGTGGCGGCGGCATCCACCTCGACGTCGACGTCGACGTCTGCGACCGTTCGGTCGCCCCGGGGTGCCCCGCGTCGGTGCCCGGCGGTCTCGCGGCGTGGGAGCTGCGAGCGCTCGTTCGGGCCGCGGCATCCGATCCGCGCCTGCGAAGCGCCGACATCGTCGAGGTCGACGCGACCGCCGACGCCCCCGACGGCCGCACGGTGCGGCTCGCAGCGCTGTGCGTGCTGGAGCTCCTCGCCGGGAAGGCGGTCGCGGCATGA
- a CDS encoding SixA phosphatase family protein produces the protein MIRLALVRHAKSDWGDASLDDHDRPLNDRGRGDGPRMAARFSELGWRPAVILASTAARARTTAGFFSKETGVAIELQETLYGAGASRILEAAVESRASWVMVVAHDPGMSVLAERLSGGGIAHMPTCAVATFAWDADDWNVATALDPADWTFDTPR, from the coding sequence ATGATCCGGCTCGCGCTCGTCCGCCACGCCAAGTCCGACTGGGGCGACGCGTCACTCGACGACCATGACCGACCACTGAACGACCGCGGGCGCGGCGACGGCCCGCGCATGGCGGCGCGGTTCTCCGAACTCGGCTGGCGTCCCGCCGTGATCCTCGCCAGCACCGCGGCGCGCGCGAGGACCACGGCCGGCTTCTTCAGCAAGGAGACCGGCGTCGCGATCGAGCTCCAGGAGACCCTCTATGGTGCGGGTGCGTCGAGGATCCTCGAGGCCGCCGTGGAGTCGCGCGCGTCGTGGGTCATGGTCGTGGCGCACGATCCCGGGATGAGCGTGCTCGCCGAGCGGCTGTCGGGGGGTGGCATCGCGCATATGCCGACCTGCGCCGTCGCGACCTTCGCGTGGGACGCCGACGACTGGAACGTCGCGACCGCGCTCGACCCCGCCGACTGGACCTTCGACACGCCGCGCTGA
- a CDS encoding C1 family peptidase — protein MARLDLAELTSAIRANNPTWVARENVVATLSEEKKKRMLGVVVDEAALRAEMAPRAAAGAPPAFDPAVDWRNRNGNHVTPPKDQGNCGSCVSFCTTGLVESMASIEKGQRLDLSEADLHFCSNHGANCGGWWPSQALDEIKARGIPDEAAFPYSTAFTGAGGAPVCKLVPDRDKRAVKITAWNALASAADRKNHLTTKGPVSAVLEVYDDFFYYASGVYRHTSGNLAGLHCVLVIGYSEAEQAWIAKNSWGTGWGDGGYFKIAYGQAGIDTTYPFHGAAGVTLPGTQFSGWEDLGGILTSRPQAESWGPNRIDVVARGTDSAVWHRWWDGSSWKGWESLGGIVQDGPAISSWGSGRLDLFGVGTDHKLYHKWFQGGWSGWESLGGFLTSEPAAVSWGPNRIDVFARGGDYALWHLWWDGTAWRGWERLGGYITSAPTVASWGPNRLDVFAAGGDSAMWHLWWDGTAWRGWESLGGVITEAPGAVSWGPNRVDVFARGTDSHMYHKAWNGSAWVDWQDLGGILSSGVGASSWAANRIDTFVMGTDSHMYHKWTI, from the coding sequence ATGGCCAGACTGGACCTCGCCGAACTCACATCGGCGATCCGCGCGAACAACCCCACGTGGGTCGCGCGCGAGAACGTCGTCGCGACGCTCTCGGAGGAGAAGAAGAAGCGGATGCTGGGCGTCGTCGTCGACGAAGCAGCACTCCGCGCGGAGATGGCGCCACGCGCGGCCGCGGGGGCGCCTCCGGCGTTCGATCCCGCGGTCGACTGGCGCAATCGCAACGGGAACCACGTGACGCCGCCCAAGGACCAGGGCAACTGCGGCTCGTGCGTCTCGTTCTGCACGACGGGACTCGTCGAGTCGATGGCGTCGATCGAGAAAGGGCAGCGGCTCGACCTCTCCGAGGCAGACCTCCACTTCTGCTCGAACCACGGCGCGAACTGCGGCGGGTGGTGGCCGTCGCAGGCGCTCGACGAGATCAAGGCTCGCGGCATCCCCGATGAAGCGGCCTTCCCGTACTCGACCGCGTTCACCGGCGCCGGGGGCGCACCGGTCTGCAAGCTGGTGCCCGACCGCGACAAGCGGGCCGTGAAGATCACGGCGTGGAACGCACTGGCGAGCGCCGCCGATCGCAAGAACCACCTCACGACGAAAGGCCCCGTCTCGGCGGTGCTGGAGGTCTACGACGACTTCTTCTACTACGCGAGCGGCGTCTACCGTCACACGAGCGGCAACCTCGCAGGCCTTCACTGCGTGCTCGTCATCGGGTACTCCGAGGCCGAGCAGGCATGGATCGCGAAGAACAGCTGGGGCACCGGATGGGGCGACGGCGGCTACTTCAAGATCGCCTACGGCCAGGCCGGGATCGACACCACGTACCCGTTCCACGGGGCCGCGGGCGTCACGCTGCCGGGCACGCAGTTCAGCGGATGGGAAGACCTCGGCGGCATCCTCACGTCGCGTCCGCAGGCCGAGTCGTGGGGTCCGAACCGCATCGACGTCGTCGCGCGGGGCACCGACTCCGCCGTCTGGCACCGATGGTGGGACGGCTCGTCGTGGAAGGGCTGGGAGAGCCTCGGCGGCATCGTCCAGGACGGACCGGCGATCAGCAGCTGGGGATCGGGGCGACTCGACCTCTTCGGGGTCGGCACCGACCACAAGCTGTACCACAAGTGGTTCCAGGGCGGATGGAGCGGCTGGGAGAGCCTCGGCGGCTTCCTCACGTCCGAGCCGGCGGCCGTCTCGTGGGGACCGAACCGCATCGACGTGTTCGCCCGCGGTGGCGACTACGCGCTGTGGCACCTCTGGTGGGACGGCACCGCGTGGCGCGGCTGGGAGCGCCTGGGCGGCTACATCACGTCCGCGCCGACGGTGGCGTCGTGGGGTCCGAACCGTCTCGACGTGTTCGCCGCCGGCGGCGACTCGGCGATGTGGCACCTCTGGTGGGACGGCACCGCGTGGCGCGGCTGGGAGAGCCTCGGCGGGGTCATCACGGAAGCGCCCGGGGCCGTCTCGTGGGGGCCGAACCGTGTGGACGTGTTCGCGCGGGGCACCGACTCGCACATGTACCACAAGGCCTGGAACGGCAGCGCATGGGTCGACTGGCAGGACCTCGGCGGCATCCTCAGCTCGGGCGTCGGCGCGAGCTCGTGGGCCGCGAACCGGATCGACACGTTCGTGATGGGGACCGACAGCCACATGTACCACAAGTGGACGATCTGA
- a CDS encoding protease inhibitor I42 family protein — translation MEHVTALAGEPFRIVLESFGAAGYEWRLRDDQPGLRLEARESLPPEAGSPPGAPHWVVFTLVAETAGAHEVVFVLQRPWEAEPVDERAFTIDATD, via the coding sequence ATGGAGCACGTCACAGCCCTCGCGGGCGAACCGTTCCGCATCGTGCTGGAGTCGTTCGGCGCAGCGGGATACGAGTGGCGGCTGCGTGACGATCAGCCCGGCCTTCGGCTCGAGGCTCGCGAGAGCCTCCCGCCGGAGGCCGGGTCGCCGCCCGGTGCGCCGCACTGGGTGGTCTTCACGCTCGTCGCCGAGACGGCCGGTGCCCACGAGGTCGTGTTCGTGCTGCAGCGGCCGTGGGAGGCGGAGCCCGTCGACGAGCGGGCCTTCACGATCGACGCGACGGACTGA
- the hutI gene encoding imidazolonepropionase: MAALITNIGELTTNVSRDGDLAGTITDAAVLIEGTRIAWVGPAADAPAPVAGMGTVDAAGRAVIPGFVDSHTHLVFGGDRADEFEARMTGTPYAAGGIRRTVAATRGASDEALRARLAGFVTELHAQGTTTFEIKTGYGLTVHDEARLARLAAEVTPEVTFLGAHVVPAEFAERRDEYVDLVVGEMLRACAAHSRWIDVFCERGAFTADESERILAAGVAHGLLPRVHGNQLGHGEGVRLAVAAGAASVDHCTYLDDADVAALAGSQTVATLLPGVEFSTRQPYPDARRLIDAGVTVAIASDCNPGSSFTSSMPLMIALAVREMGMTPSEAVWAATAGGARALRRDDVGAIAPGMRADLVLLDAPTRVHLAYRPGVPLIASVWKDGVGL, encoded by the coding sequence ATGGCCGCACTCATCACGAACATCGGCGAGCTGACGACCAACGTCTCCCGTGACGGCGACCTCGCCGGAACGATCACCGACGCCGCGGTGCTGATCGAGGGAACGCGCATCGCATGGGTCGGACCGGCGGCGGATGCCCCGGCCCCGGTAGCGGGCATGGGCACCGTCGACGCGGCCGGCCGGGCGGTGATCCCCGGCTTCGTCGACAGCCACACGCACCTCGTGTTCGGCGGCGACCGCGCCGACGAGTTCGAGGCGCGAATGACCGGCACGCCCTATGCCGCCGGCGGCATACGCCGGACCGTCGCCGCCACGCGCGGCGCGAGCGACGAGGCGCTGCGGGCGCGTCTGGCCGGATTCGTGACCGAGCTGCACGCGCAGGGAACGACCACGTTCGAGATCAAGACCGGGTACGGACTGACCGTGCACGACGAGGCGCGCCTCGCCCGACTTGCGGCCGAGGTCACCCCCGAGGTCACGTTCCTCGGCGCGCACGTCGTCCCTGCCGAGTTCGCCGAGCGCCGCGACGAATACGTCGACCTCGTGGTGGGGGAGATGCTGCGGGCCTGCGCTGCGCACAGCCGGTGGATCGACGTGTTCTGCGAGAGAGGAGCGTTCACGGCGGACGAAAGCGAGCGGATCCTCGCGGCCGGCGTCGCGCACGGCCTGCTGCCGCGGGTGCACGGCAACCAGCTCGGGCACGGCGAAGGCGTGCGGCTCGCCGTCGCGGCGGGTGCGGCATCCGTCGACCACTGCACCTACCTCGACGACGCGGATGTCGCGGCCCTCGCCGGGTCGCAGACCGTCGCGACGCTGCTGCCCGGCGTCGAGTTCTCGACCCGCCAGCCCTATCCCGACGCGCGGCGTCTCATCGACGCGGGGGTGACCGTCGCGATCGCGAGCGACTGCAACCCGGGGTCGAGCTTCACCAGCTCGATGCCCCTGATGATCGCCCTCGCCGTGCGCGAGATGGGGATGACGCCGTCCGAGGCCGTATGGGCTGCGACGGCGGGCGGCGCGCGAGCGCTCCGCCGCGACGATGTGGGCGCGATCGCGCCGGGGATGCGCGCCGACCTGGTGCTTCTCGACGCGCCGACGCGGGTGCACCTGGCCTACCGACCCGGTGTGCCGCTGATCGCAAGCGTCTGGAAGGACGGCGTCGGACTCTGA
- the hutU gene encoding urocanate hydratase yields MTDTTHPGATGARTVRAARGSERTAKSWGAEAAKRMLMNNLDPEVAEHPEDLVVYGGTGKAARSWEAFDAIVRTLDELEPDETLLVQSGKPVGVFRTHEWAPRVLIANSNLVGDWATWPEFRKLEELGLTMYGQMTAGSWIYIGTQGILQGTYETFAAVARSLGRDDLTGTLTLTAGCGGMGGAQPLAVTLNGGTVLIVDVDESRLARRVEHGYLDEYTTDLDAAISRVVAAREAGQALSVGVVGNAAEVFGDLLLRKVPIDIVTDQTSAHDPLAYLPVGVAFEDWKAEAERDPEAFTARARGSMAKHVAAMVGFMDAGAEVFDYGNSIRREAELGGFARAFAFPGFVPAYIRPQFAEGRGPFRWVALSGDPEDIRKTDRAVRELFPDNAGLVRWLDKAGDAVHFEGLPARICWLGYKERHLAGLKFNEMVASGELAGPIVIGRDHLDSGSVASPYRETEAMADGSDVIADWPLLNALLNTASGASWVSIHHGGGVGIGRSIHAGQVTVADGTDLAAEKLARVLTNDPGTGVMRHVDAGYDRAKEVARERGLNVPMLDR; encoded by the coding sequence ATGACCGACACCACCCACCCCGGCGCGACCGGCGCACGGACCGTCCGCGCCGCGCGCGGCAGCGAGCGCACCGCGAAGAGCTGGGGCGCCGAAGCAGCCAAGCGCATGCTCATGAACAACCTCGACCCGGAGGTCGCCGAGCATCCCGAAGACCTCGTCGTCTACGGAGGCACGGGCAAGGCGGCCCGCAGCTGGGAGGCGTTCGACGCGATCGTGCGCACGCTCGACGAGCTCGAACCCGACGAGACGCTGCTTGTGCAGTCCGGCAAGCCGGTCGGCGTGTTCCGCACGCACGAGTGGGCGCCGCGCGTGCTCATCGCGAACTCGAACCTCGTCGGCGACTGGGCGACGTGGCCGGAGTTCCGCAAGCTCGAGGAGCTCGGACTCACGATGTACGGCCAGATGACGGCCGGCTCGTGGATCTACATCGGCACTCAGGGCATCCTGCAGGGCACGTACGAGACCTTCGCCGCCGTCGCGCGCTCGCTCGGGCGCGACGACCTCACCGGCACGCTCACCCTCACTGCGGGATGCGGCGGCATGGGCGGCGCGCAGCCGCTCGCGGTCACGCTCAACGGCGGAACGGTCCTCATCGTCGACGTCGACGAGTCGCGCCTCGCCCGCCGTGTCGAGCACGGCTACCTCGACGAGTACACGACCGACCTCGACGCTGCGATCAGCCGCGTCGTGGCGGCCAGGGAAGCCGGTCAGGCGCTCAGCGTCGGCGTCGTCGGCAACGCCGCCGAGGTCTTCGGCGACCTGCTGCTGCGCAAGGTGCCGATCGACATCGTGACCGACCAGACCAGCGCGCACGATCCGCTCGCGTACCTGCCCGTCGGCGTCGCATTCGAGGACTGGAAGGCCGAGGCCGAGCGCGACCCGGAGGCCTTCACCGCCCGCGCGCGGGGCAGCATGGCCAAGCACGTCGCCGCGATGGTGGGATTCATGGATGCCGGAGCCGAGGTCTTCGACTACGGCAACTCGATCCGGCGCGAGGCCGAGCTCGGCGGGTTCGCGCGGGCCTTCGCCTTCCCCGGGTTCGTGCCGGCGTACATCCGCCCGCAGTTCGCCGAAGGGCGCGGACCGTTCCGCTGGGTGGCGCTCTCGGGCGACCCGGAGGACATCCGCAAGACCGACCGCGCCGTGAGGGAGCTGTTCCCCGACAACGCCGGGCTCGTCCGCTGGCTCGACAAGGCCGGCGACGCCGTGCACTTCGAAGGGCTGCCTGCCCGGATCTGCTGGCTCGGATACAAGGAGCGGCACCTCGCCGGACTGAAGTTCAACGAGATGGTCGCGTCGGGCGAACTCGCCGGCCCGATCGTCATCGGGCGCGACCACCTCGACTCCGGATCGGTGGCGAGCCCATACCGCGAGACCGAGGCGATGGCCGACGGCTCCGACGTGATCGCCGACTGGCCGCTGCTGAACGCTCTGCTCAACACCGCGAGCGGCGCGTCGTGGGTGTCGATCCACCACGGCGGAGGCGTCGGCATCGGTCGCAGCATCCATGCCGGTCAGGTCACCGTCGCCGACGGCACGGATCTCGCCGCCGAGAAGCTCGCGCGGGTGCTCACGAACGATCCCGGCACCGGCGTCATGCGCCATGTCGACGCGGGCTACGACCGGGCGAAGGAGGTCGCGCGCGAGCGCGGGCTGAACGTGCCGATGCTCGACCGCTGA
- a CDS encoding HDIG domain-containing metalloprotein, which yields MSAATSRTDRERGERLRASLRGPGVPSRRLRDELLVDEIPEHAALASTPQDPSWHPEGDVLVHSLWAADLAALHADGADASADARELLVLAALWHDIGKPDTTARRDGRITSYGHAERGAEIAVALGRRLGLPQPLVRAASAIIATHMAHVSVRGRPSAKAVRRLRAAGTSLDDWAVVVRCDGDARGAAARPDASVPWLLVAHSLPD from the coding sequence ATGTCCGCCGCCACCTCCCGCACCGACCGCGAACGCGGCGAACGACTGCGCGCGTCGCTGCGCGGCCCCGGGGTGCCTTCGCGGCGCCTTCGCGACGAGCTGCTCGTCGACGAGATCCCCGAGCACGCCGCGCTCGCGAGCACCCCGCAGGACCCGTCGTGGCACCCCGAGGGCGACGTGCTCGTCCACTCGCTCTGGGCGGCCGACCTCGCCGCGCTGCACGCGGACGGAGCGGATGCCTCCGCCGACGCGCGGGAGCTGCTCGTGCTCGCAGCGCTGTGGCACGACATCGGCAAGCCCGACACGACGGCGCGCCGCGACGGCCGGATCACCTCATACGGGCACGCGGAGCGCGGCGCGGAGATCGCCGTCGCGCTCGGGCGACGCCTCGGGCTCCCCCAGCCGCTCGTGCGCGCGGCATCCGCCATCATCGCCACGCACATGGCGCACGTGTCGGTGCGCGGCCGCCCCTCCGCGAAGGCGGTGCGGCGGCTGCGCGCGGCCGGGACGTCGCTCGATGACTGGGCGGTCGTCGTTCGCTGCGACGGCGACGCGCGCGGCGCCGCGGCGCGTCCCGACGCGTCCGTGCCGTGGCTGCTCGTGGCGCACTCGCTCCCCGACTGA